From Effusibacillus pohliae DSM 22757, a single genomic window includes:
- a CDS encoding ABC transporter ATP-binding protein: MPIIEVSHLRKEFKRLIPKKGPFASIRNLWNTNYTVHTAVKDISFTIDKGELVGYIGPNGAGKSTSIKMLTGILLPTSGDIRVAGLVPYKQRKQHAKNIGVVFGQKTQLWWDIPPIESYRVLKTIHKIPDDRYRRNLDLFRELLDLHEFEHTPVRQLSLGQRMRADLAAALLHDPEILFLDEPTIGVDVLAKEKLRSFIREINLNRKVTVLLTTHDMTDIEKLCSRVMIIDDGRILYDGSIDNLKHQFGGERTLVIELEDELDPAGLHLPQARLVRQEGSRIWLSFDKDKVSASQLMLELARTHRIRDLTVEEPEIESVVRQIYESGMERKQHPQGTSDAAASQAPGSAKEDPHAVVLDV, from the coding sequence ATGCCAATCATCGAAGTCTCTCATCTGCGCAAGGAATTCAAGCGGCTGATTCCGAAAAAAGGCCCTTTCGCCTCCATCCGCAACCTGTGGAACACAAACTACACGGTGCATACAGCCGTCAAGGATATCAGCTTCACGATCGACAAAGGAGAGCTGGTCGGCTACATCGGCCCGAACGGCGCCGGAAAATCGACCTCGATCAAAATGCTGACCGGGATTTTGCTGCCCACATCGGGCGACATCCGGGTGGCCGGCCTGGTTCCGTACAAGCAGCGCAAACAGCATGCGAAAAACATCGGCGTGGTGTTTGGCCAAAAAACCCAACTCTGGTGGGACATTCCGCCGATCGAGTCCTACCGGGTGCTGAAGACGATCCACAAGATTCCGGACGATCGCTACCGGCGCAACCTCGACCTGTTCCGCGAGCTGCTGGACTTGCACGAGTTCGAACATACACCGGTCCGCCAACTGTCGCTCGGTCAACGGATGCGGGCGGATTTGGCGGCGGCGCTGCTGCACGATCCCGAGATTTTGTTTCTCGACGAGCCGACGATTGGCGTCGATGTGCTGGCGAAAGAAAAATTACGCAGCTTTATCCGCGAAATCAATCTGAACCGGAAAGTGACGGTGCTGCTGACGACGCACGACATGACCGACATCGAAAAACTGTGCAGCCGGGTGATGATCATCGACGACGGCCGGATTTTGTACGACGGTTCGATCGACAATTTGAAACATCAATTTGGCGGCGAGCGGACCCTGGTGATCGAGCTGGAAGACGAACTGGATCCCGCCGGCTTACATCTGCCGCAAGCCCGGCTGGTGCGGCAGGAAGGCAGCCGCATCTGGCTTTCGTTCGACAAGGACAAGGTTTCCGCATCGCAATTGATGCTGGAACTGGCCCGAACACACCGGATTCGCGACCTGACGGTGGAAGAGCCGGAAATCGAATCGGTCGTCCGCCAGATTTATGAATCAGGGATGGAACGGAAACAACATCCACAGGGCACAAGTGACGCCGCTGCTTCACAGGCGCCGGGCAGCGCTAAGGAGGATCCGCATGCAGTTGTTCTGGATGTTTAG
- a CDS encoding ABC transporter permease, whose protein sequence is MQQLRVYGAMLRASILSRLQYRADFLMGIFGVFVLNGATLGTTWVLLQRFENLNGWTFWEIVFLYNLWLLGHSFRSIFFRQISLLDDYIVQGTFDGFLTRPASPLVQFLGREVHYLGVGDLLLSSSMLTLAYQKLGLHWSWSMFGWFALIVPASTAVEVSIVLILSTIAFKTARSQAIVNAATQFSFNLVQQYPLDMFGRSVRAIVTFILPFAFMNYYPSLLLLGKWDKVNHPALAYASPLVAVILCGLAYFAWRWGLRQYQSTGS, encoded by the coding sequence ATGCAGCAGCTTCGCGTATACGGAGCGATGTTACGGGCGTCGATTTTGTCCCGGTTGCAGTACAGGGCCGATTTTTTGATGGGCATCTTCGGGGTGTTTGTGTTAAACGGAGCGACGCTCGGGACGACCTGGGTGCTCTTGCAACGGTTCGAAAACTTGAACGGATGGACGTTTTGGGAAATTGTGTTCCTTTATAACCTGTGGTTGTTGGGTCACAGCTTCCGCTCGATTTTCTTCCGGCAGATCTCGCTGCTCGACGATTATATTGTGCAGGGAACGTTTGACGGCTTTTTGACCCGTCCAGCGTCGCCCTTGGTGCAGTTTCTCGGAAGGGAAGTGCATTATCTCGGCGTGGGAGACCTGCTCTTATCATCCAGTATGCTGACGCTCGCTTACCAAAAGCTCGGGTTGCACTGGTCATGGAGCATGTTCGGGTGGTTCGCCCTGATCGTGCCCGCTTCGACGGCGGTGGAAGTGTCGATCGTGCTGATCCTGTCGACAATCGCGTTCAAGACCGCGCGTTCGCAGGCGATCGTCAACGCAGCCACGCAATTCAGCTTCAATCTTGTACAGCAATACCCGCTCGACATGTTCGGGCGAAGTGTCAGAGCAATTGTTACTTTTATCTTGCCGTTTGCCTTTATGAACTACTATCCTAGCCTCTTATTGCTTGGAAAATGGGACAAAGTGAACCATCCGGCACTCGCCTATGCATCGCCGCTGGTGGCGGTGATTTTGTGCGGCTTAGCCTATTTTGCATGGCGGTGGGGATTGCGGCAGTATCAGAGCACGGGGTCTTGA
- a CDS encoding ABC transporter permease — protein MQLFWMFSRQSFLNLSAYRLNFWSEMFALFVQMFVVFTLWRVLYGQAPHIFGSVNLDAMITYAVLGVILDMILTTDSGPHHYLTTQIKTGMIANDLLRPLDFPLHMLLRYSGEAMARTVFYVLPPVATSYILLDLTVPQNVGQFGWFLLSVVFSWLILFFCNFLFGMISFKTLDLLGFFFTYWAMLRFLSGQLIPLWMYPESMQKVIAYLPFQSIFYTPLSIYIHKLNGEAVWHAVLQQAIWTVVLYGIVRLVWSRMQRQLVVQGG, from the coding sequence ATGCAGTTGTTCTGGATGTTTAGCCGCCAGAGCTTTCTCAACCTGTCCGCGTACCGGCTCAATTTCTGGTCGGAGATGTTTGCACTGTTTGTCCAGATGTTTGTCGTGTTTACGCTTTGGCGGGTTTTATACGGACAAGCGCCGCACATCTTCGGCTCCGTCAACCTGGACGCGATGATCACATATGCGGTGCTCGGGGTGATACTCGACATGATTCTGACGACCGACAGCGGCCCGCATCACTATTTGACCACCCAGATCAAGACAGGAATGATTGCGAACGATCTGTTGCGCCCGCTCGATTTTCCGCTGCACATGCTGCTACGGTATTCGGGAGAAGCAATGGCTCGGACCGTGTTTTATGTGTTGCCGCCAGTGGCTACATCGTACATCCTGTTGGATCTCACGGTACCGCAAAATGTCGGGCAGTTTGGCTGGTTTCTGTTGAGCGTTGTGTTCTCCTGGCTGATTCTGTTTTTCTGCAATTTTTTGTTCGGTATGATTTCGTTCAAAACGCTGGATCTGCTCGGCTTTTTCTTCACCTACTGGGCGATGTTGCGGTTTTTGTCGGGACAACTGATTCCGCTTTGGATGTATCCGGAATCGATGCAAAAGGTGATTGCATATTTGCCGTTCCAGTCGATTTTTTATACGCCGCTGTCTATTTACATTCACAAGTTGAACGGCGAAGCGGTTTGGCATGCCGTGCTGCAGCAGGCGATCTGGACGGTTGTGTTGTACGGGATCGTGCGGTTGGTGTGGAGCCGGATGCAACGGCAGCTTGTGGTACAGGGGGGATAA